The following are from one region of the Paenibacillus sabinae T27 genome:
- a CDS encoding LysR family transcriptional regulator, giving the protein MNISQLETLIMISKTMSFRKAGELLNLTQPAVSAQIKSLEEEFKTQLVDRNQPVTLTDKGQVFLTHAEQIVNIVDDLKLRLADLDETPQGHIILGTTTSIAIQILPRILSYFQDQFPHIKTSIQSMSSTQIYQHVENGQVDVGIGYLIGDSPGMTTSVLYYDTFELVVSPRHPLASNPGSARVEVLGQTPLILLSPDTVGRMFAEEVFAKHGIQTHVIMELTSSEEVKRMVELDLGAGIISKQSVAEEVRAGTLKIIPIMELEVTHPVGVITKSGKYVNSAMRQFLSDLKGMPETQFIGSE; this is encoded by the coding sequence ATGAACATCAGCCAACTGGAGACGCTTATCATGATCTCCAAAACAATGAGCTTCCGCAAGGCGGGAGAGCTGCTCAATCTGACCCAGCCGGCAGTTTCCGCACAGATCAAGAGCCTTGAGGAAGAGTTCAAAACCCAGCTGGTGGACCGGAACCAGCCCGTTACGCTGACGGACAAGGGACAGGTATTTCTAACGCATGCAGAGCAGATCGTCAATATCGTCGATGATTTGAAGCTGAGGCTTGCCGACCTGGATGAAACGCCGCAGGGCCATATCATACTAGGTACAACGACCTCCATCGCGATCCAGATTCTGCCGCGCATTCTATCGTATTTTCAGGACCAATTTCCTCATATCAAAACATCCATCCAATCCATGTCCTCCACGCAGATCTATCAGCATGTCGAGAACGGCCAGGTCGATGTCGGCATCGGTTACCTGATCGGAGACAGTCCCGGCATGACCACCTCGGTTCTCTATTATGACACTTTCGAACTCGTCGTGTCTCCGAGGCATCCGCTGGCTTCGAATCCCGGCAGCGCCCGCGTCGAAGTGCTTGGCCAAACGCCGCTAATTCTGCTCTCGCCCGATACGGTTGGAAGGATGTTCGCGGAAGAGGTCTTTGCCAAGCACGGCATTCAGACCCATGTCATTATGGAGCTGACCAGCAGCGAAGAAGTAAAACGGATGGTGGAGCTGGATCTGGGAGCGGGTATCATTTCCAAGCAGTCGGTGGCGGAAGAGGTCCGCGCGGGAACCCTCAAGATCATTCCGATCATGGAGCTGGAGGTCACCCACCCCGTCGGGGTCATCACCAAATCGGGCAAATACGTCAACTCGGCGATGCGGCAGTTCCTCAGCGATCTGAAAGGGATGCCGGAGACGCAGTTCATCGGTTCGGAGTAG
- a CDS encoding DUF3891 family protein: MICREQDESFVMIKQHDHGQLAGEFASRFRMEEVPRKRYSDEVLYAIANHDRGWVDLDETPFWNDAAKAPYSFIDFPVVPKLTFYRRGLDEIETVTSYGALLCSLHYERLIEVSGENAPELTVYLQEEEKRRSRIHRELEMNGAAIGEAELYYDSRLLQFCDDLSLFIGLHDPGTPTKDIHPWFKEGFSRTGEFDFTGGRVITAEWRGTKLLLDPYPFTASFEVTLPVRRVPRNEAVSRGLAAAYSSTVETPVSVTIAEGELKRP, translated from the coding sequence GTGATTTGTCGGGAGCAGGATGAGAGCTTTGTCATGATCAAGCAGCATGACCACGGGCAGCTGGCCGGGGAATTTGCGTCGCGGTTCCGCATGGAAGAGGTGCCCCGGAAGCGCTATTCGGATGAAGTGCTGTACGCGATAGCCAACCATGACCGCGGCTGGGTTGATCTGGACGAGACGCCTTTCTGGAACGATGCAGCCAAGGCGCCTTACAGCTTTATCGATTTTCCCGTCGTGCCGAAGCTGACCTTTTACCGGCGGGGACTGGACGAGATCGAGACGGTTACATCGTACGGAGCGCTGCTGTGCAGCCTGCATTATGAACGCCTGATCGAAGTGTCCGGCGAGAACGCCCCTGAGCTGACCGTCTATCTCCAGGAAGAGGAGAAGCGCCGTTCCCGGATTCACCGGGAGCTGGAGATGAATGGAGCGGCTATCGGCGAAGCGGAGCTGTACTACGACAGCCGGCTGCTGCAGTTCTGCGACGATCTGTCGCTGTTTATCGGGCTGCACGATCCCGGAACGCCGACGAAGGATATCCATCCCTGGTTCAAGGAGGGCTTCTCCCGCACCGGGGAATTCGATTTTACCGGCGGACGGGTCATCACGGCTGAGTGGCGGGGAACGAAGCTGCTGCTCGATCCTTACCCGTTCACCGCATCTTTTGAAGTGACGCTGCCGGTGCGCCGGGTGCCCCGGAACGAGGCGGTCTCCCGCGGGCTGGCAGCGGCGTACAGCAGCACGGTGGAGACGCCGGTAAGCGTGACCATCGCTGAAGGGGAACTGAAGCGGCCATAA
- a CDS encoding SDR family NAD(P)-dependent oxidoreductase: MELKGKIAVITGASSGIGALTAHLLGQRGAIPVLLARSEDKLRAAAERITGEYGLYRCDVSNSGEVEETIAKIIAKYGRIDILLNNAGFGRFADFIEMPVEEFGEMMNVNYMGVVRCTKAAVPHMLERGRGQIVNVASMAGKIGTARSAAYTASKHAVLGFTNALRQELRYSGITVSAVNPGPIETEFFKLADPSGDYIKNVGGFMMTPQYVAERIVKLIEKDKEELDLPRLAAAGIRLYGLFPRLADKLTYKMLNRK, from the coding sequence ATGGAGCTTAAGGGTAAAATCGCGGTCATCACCGGCGCTTCCAGCGGCATCGGCGCCCTTACGGCGCATCTGCTCGGACAGCGCGGAGCCATTCCGGTGCTGCTTGCCAGGTCGGAGGACAAGCTAAGGGCTGCGGCGGAAAGAATAACGGGCGAGTACGGACTGTACCGCTGCGATGTGAGCAATTCCGGCGAAGTGGAAGAGACGATCGCCAAGATTATAGCAAAATACGGCAGAATCGATATTCTGCTCAATAATGCGGGCTTCGGCCGATTCGCGGACTTCATTGAAATGCCGGTCGAGGAATTCGGCGAAATGATGAATGTCAATTATATGGGCGTTGTCCGCTGCACCAAGGCGGCTGTGCCGCATATGCTGGAGCGGGGAAGGGGGCAGATCGTCAATGTGGCCTCGATGGCCGGCAAGATCGGCACCGCAAGGTCGGCGGCCTATACCGCCTCGAAGCATGCCGTTCTCGGCTTCACCAACGCCTTGCGGCAGGAGCTGCGCTACAGCGGCATCACCGTGTCGGCGGTCAATCCGGGACCGATTGAGACTGAATTTTTCAAACTGGCCGATCCCTCGGGAGATTACATCAAGAATGTGGGCGGCTTCATGATGACTCCCCAGTATGTCGCCGAACGAATCGTGAAGCTTATCGAGAAGGACAAGGAAGAGCTGGATTTGCCGCGGCTGGCGGCTGCCGGTATTCGCTTGTACGGGCTGTTCCCCCGGCTGGCGGACAAGCTGACATACAAAATGCTCAATCGGAAATAA
- a CDS encoding helix-hairpin-helix domain-containing protein yields MKENDIAGRPSDFPDKLSQPARRALQGAGYSTLEQLAETSEAELLKLHGMGPKAMEQLRQAMMDKGLQFADKAQG; encoded by the coding sequence ATGAAGGAGAACGATATCGCCGGTCGGCCGAGCGATTTCCCGGATAAACTGAGCCAACCGGCAAGACGAGCGCTTCAAGGGGCGGGCTATTCGACTTTGGAGCAGCTTGCGGAGACCAGTGAAGCGGAGCTTCTGAAGCTGCATGGAATGGGTCCGAAAGCGATGGAGCAGCTGAGGCAGGCAATGATGGACAAAGGATTGCAATTTGCGGACAAGGCGCAGGGTTAA
- a CDS encoding MFS transporter: protein MISPKLRNTALLVAGCYFMENLDSTIVTTAVPAMSRALQVSSVQMGLIVTAYMVTLAVFIPISGWLAEKFGTRLIFLSAIAIFTLASLACALSPNLGTLVAARVLQGFGGAMMVPVGRVVVIKHTEKRDLLKIMSYLVWPGLISPAIAPLAGGLIITYASWEYLFLINLPLGIAGFIAAWKLIGDETESAPSRLDVTGVALTGIGVGGLTYAAHVLADTGVPWSKGLLLTAVFLAVSIFAVRHLLTVSNPIVELRILSIPTFRSSQLGSSLYWMMVGSAPFMLTLLFQNVFGWSPTLAGGIVLFIFIGNIGIKPATTFLINRFGFRRVLIVSTAIGALTMILNGLITPAVPIVLIALLTLISGIVRSTALTAYTTIAYSDISPENTRHANALASTMQNLAAAFGIASATVALRAGEPIARWATGSSGGSGAYTVSFFILGIIALLATLEAVRLDPAAGSALRRKQPGKSLNNAN from the coding sequence GTGATTTCGCCCAAGCTCCGCAATACCGCTCTGCTTGTCGCCGGTTGTTATTTCATGGAGAACCTGGACAGCACCATTGTCACCACGGCGGTGCCTGCCATGAGCCGGGCGCTCCAAGTGTCTTCGGTGCAAATGGGACTTATTGTTACCGCATACATGGTCACGTTAGCCGTATTCATCCCGATCAGCGGCTGGCTGGCCGAGAAGTTCGGAACCCGGCTGATCTTTCTGTCGGCCATTGCCATTTTTACACTTGCTTCGCTTGCCTGCGCCCTGTCGCCAAATCTCGGGACGCTGGTCGCCGCACGGGTGCTGCAGGGATTCGGGGGTGCGATGATGGTCCCGGTCGGCCGGGTGGTCGTTATCAAGCATACGGAGAAGCGGGATCTGCTGAAAATCATGTCTTATCTCGTCTGGCCCGGGCTGATCTCGCCCGCCATCGCCCCGCTTGCCGGTGGACTCATCATCACTTACGCCTCATGGGAATATCTGTTTCTGATCAACCTTCCGCTCGGCATCGCCGGATTTATCGCCGCCTGGAAGCTGATCGGAGACGAGACCGAATCGGCGCCTTCCAGACTGGACGTAACCGGAGTGGCGCTTACGGGCATCGGGGTAGGCGGTTTGACTTACGCGGCCCATGTGCTTGCGGACACCGGAGTTCCTTGGAGCAAGGGCTTGCTTCTGACAGCGGTCTTTCTGGCCGTCTCTATTTTCGCCGTCAGACATCTGCTGACGGTATCAAACCCTATTGTCGAGCTGCGGATTTTAAGCATCCCGACCTTTCGCTCCTCCCAGCTCGGCAGTTCACTATACTGGATGATGGTCGGTTCGGCGCCGTTCATGCTGACGCTGCTGTTTCAGAACGTCTTCGGCTGGAGCCCGACGCTTGCGGGCGGCATTGTGCTGTTTATTTTTATCGGCAACATCGGCATTAAGCCCGCCACCACCTTCCTGATCAACCGGTTCGGCTTCCGCCGCGTTCTGATTGTTTCCACGGCAATTGGCGCTCTAACCATGATTCTGAACGGACTGATTACGCCGGCTGTTCCGATCGTTCTGATCGCCCTGCTCACGCTGATCAGCGGCATTGTCCGCTCCACGGCGCTTACTGCGTATACCACGATTGCATACAGCGATATTTCGCCGGAGAACACGCGTCACGCCAATGCGCTGGCCTCGACCATGCAGAACCTTGCCGCCGCCTTCGGCATCGCCTCGGCAACGGTGGCGCTGCGCGCCGGAGAGCCGATTGCGCGATGGGCAACCGGATCTTCCGGCGGCTCGGGAGCTTATACGGTCTCCTTTTTTATTCTGGGCATCATAGCTTTATTGGCAACGCTGGAGGCGGTGCGGCTGGACCCGGCGGCCGGCAGCGCCCTTCGACGGAAGCAGCCCGGCAAAAGCCTCAATAACGCCAATTGA
- a CDS encoding chemotaxis protein CheX: protein MKAEVINPFLESARVVIEQVIQVSPSTGNLGIKDIELIDNHIWIKVGMTGQMSGDIVFGIAEHVALRMVSAMMGGYPIAEMDEMGQSAISELGNMISGNASTILSNQGVVVDITPPQVMKSENLTAFLPRKALSIPLVMDGIGELDIQVMIS from the coding sequence ATGAAGGCAGAAGTGATTAATCCGTTTTTAGAATCTGCGCGCGTCGTCATTGAACAAGTGATTCAAGTGTCGCCGTCGACCGGAAATCTTGGAATCAAAGATATTGAGTTGATCGATAACCATATATGGATCAAAGTCGGGATGACGGGACAGATGAGCGGTGATATCGTCTTTGGGATTGCGGAGCATGTGGCGCTGCGGATGGTGTCGGCCATGATGGGCGGCTATCCCATTGCGGAGATGGACGAGATGGGACAAAGCGCCATTTCGGAGCTCGGCAACATGATCAGCGGCAACGCGAGCACGATTTTGTCCAACCAGGGTGTTGTGGTGGACATCACGCCTCCCCAGGTTATGAAATCGGAAAATCTGACAGCCTTCCTGCCCCGTAAAGCGCTGAGCATTCCGCTTGTTATGGACGGAATCGGCGAGCTGGATATTCAGGTGATGATCTCTTAG
- a CDS encoding metallophosphoesterase codes for MNKPAHNKSSAPAPIGGSGNLADSSSTGTGGKKITRRQFLARGAATLIGAGLLTGGYSWQGETRWLDITRMTLSWKQLPSAFSGMKLVHFSDVHLGFNKDVDDVKRLVRHIREAEPDLICFSGDIVDSYPEDLTESVPLLASLTAPMGKFAVLGNHDYKHAEQLVGLLEAAGFKVLRNDHVLIRKGEAAIAVTGMEDYLINSPGPDPKKAMGGIPPGMFTVLLMHEPDYADFVQDYSIQLQLSGHSHGGQIRIPFVGAPFLPDGSTKYISGLYTVGEPNRKLYVNRGFGETYMPFRFMCRPELTVFTLRRTEG; via the coding sequence ATGAACAAACCGGCGCATAACAAGTCTTCAGCTCCCGCCCCAATCGGCGGATCCGGCAACTTGGCCGATTCTTCTTCAACCGGAACGGGCGGCAAAAAAATAACGCGCCGGCAGTTTCTGGCCCGCGGAGCGGCAACATTAATCGGCGCGGGTCTGCTGACGGGCGGATACAGCTGGCAGGGAGAGACGCGCTGGCTCGATATTACCCGCATGACGCTGTCCTGGAAACAGCTTCCGTCCGCGTTCTCGGGTATGAAGCTTGTCCATTTCAGCGATGTGCACCTGGGCTTCAACAAGGATGTCGACGATGTCAAACGGCTGGTGCGCCATATCCGGGAGGCGGAGCCGGACCTGATCTGCTTCAGCGGCGATATCGTCGACAGCTACCCGGAGGATTTGACGGAGTCCGTTCCTCTGTTGGCCAGTCTGACTGCACCGATGGGCAAATTCGCGGTGCTCGGCAATCATGATTATAAACATGCCGAGCAGCTGGTCGGTCTGCTGGAGGCCGCCGGTTTCAAGGTGCTGCGAAATGACCACGTCCTTATCCGAAAGGGAGAGGCGGCCATTGCCGTCACGGGAATGGAGGATTATCTGATCAACAGCCCCGGCCCCGATCCGAAGAAGGCAATGGGTGGCATTCCGCCGGGCATGTTCACGGTGCTGCTCATGCATGAGCCGGATTATGCGGATTTTGTGCAGGACTATTCCATTCAGCTGCAGCTGTCCGGGCACAGCCACGGCGGGCAGATTCGTATCCCGTTTGTGGGAGCCCCTTTTCTGCCGGACGGGTCGACCAAATATATCAGCGGCCTCTACACGGTAGGGGAGCCGAACAGGAAGCTGTACGTCAATCGGGGCTTCGGCGAGACGTACATGCCGTTCCGTTTTATGTGCCGTCCGGAGCTGACGGTGTTCACCCTCCGACGGACGGAAGGATAG
- a CDS encoding DEAD/DEAH box helicase, whose product MTKASFAAIGIQEDLEARLSEFGITSPSPVQAETIPLLLEGRDVIAASQTGTGKTLAYLLPLLQGIDPQRRAVQKLVLAPTQELAMQIVREAERYGEGRGIRTLGLIGGAAVGRQIEKLREHPQLVVGTPGRVRELIAVRKLKMHEVATIVIDEADQMFQLGGAGELEKIIASALRSRQLVMLSATIGPETRALASKAMNDPAEVGIDPETKAARGLEHLYIAVEERDKVDTLRRVLRYYNPDRAIVFANTPETIAEVEAKLNHLGLTAAALYGDADKVTRSTVLGRFREGKFRVLVASDVAARGLDIENLPLVVSFDPAFDAEHYVHRSGRTGRMGRSGLSLSIVTPQQTFIMRKFARELGIPLSERALYGGQILPPEEMRGGAGPRRDKPRSGQPAVRTAGIRPHAAPEAGGAAGRGQGRDASVGRHGEPRASGARPAASRAAAGSGRSGAKASAPAGKARHTERDRKSKNKGAPKWLKDKRSGGDGQ is encoded by the coding sequence ATGACTAAAGCTTCTTTTGCGGCTATCGGCATCCAGGAAGACCTTGAAGCCCGATTGTCGGAATTCGGCATAACCTCCCCCTCTCCGGTTCAGGCGGAGACCATTCCGCTGCTGCTGGAAGGAAGGGACGTGATCGCCGCTTCCCAGACCGGGACAGGCAAAACGCTGGCCTACCTGCTGCCCCTCCTGCAAGGAATCGATCCGCAGCGCAGGGCGGTTCAGAAGCTGGTGCTGGCCCCGACCCAGGAGCTTGCGATGCAGATTGTGCGCGAAGCGGAGCGCTACGGCGAGGGGCGCGGCATCCGCACGCTCGGACTGATCGGCGGAGCGGCGGTCGGACGCCAGATCGAGAAGCTGCGCGAGCATCCGCAGCTCGTGGTCGGCACTCCGGGACGCGTGCGCGAGCTGATCGCGGTACGCAAGCTGAAGATGCACGAGGTCGCCACCATCGTCATTGACGAGGCGGACCAAATGTTCCAGCTCGGGGGCGCGGGCGAGCTGGAGAAGATCATCGCGAGCGCGCTGCGCAGCCGCCAGCTCGTCATGCTGTCGGCGACCATCGGACCGGAGACGCGGGCCTTGGCTTCGAAGGCCATGAACGATCCGGCCGAGGTCGGCATTGATCCCGAGACCAAGGCGGCGCGCGGGCTGGAGCATCTGTATATCGCCGTGGAGGAGCGGGACAAGGTCGATACGCTGCGGCGGGTGCTGCGCTATTACAACCCGGACCGGGCGATCGTCTTCGCCAACACGCCCGAGACGATTGCGGAGGTGGAGGCGAAGCTGAATCACCTCGGACTGACGGCGGCGGCGCTCTACGGCGACGCTGACAAAGTGACGCGCAGCACGGTGCTGGGCCGCTTCCGGGAAGGGAAATTCCGCGTGCTCGTGGCGAGCGACGTGGCGGCGCGCGGGCTGGACATCGAGAATCTGCCGCTTGTCGTCAGCTTCGATCCCGCGTTCGACGCAGAGCACTACGTGCACCGGTCGGGACGGACGGGACGGATGGGCCGCAGCGGCCTGTCGCTGTCGATCGTCACGCCGCAGCAGACGTTCATTATGCGCAAGTTCGCGCGCGAGCTCGGCATCCCGCTAAGCGAACGCGCGCTGTACGGCGGCCAAATTCTGCCGCCGGAAGAAATGCGCGGCGGCGCAGGCCCGCGCCGCGACAAGCCGCGCAGCGGCCAGCCGGCGGTGCGGACCGCCGGCATCCGCCCGCACGCCGCGCCGGAAGCGGGCGGCGCGGCCGGGCGCGGGCAGGGCCGTGACGCCAGCGTCGGGCGTCACGGGGAGCCGCGCGCCAGCGGGGCGCGCCCCGCGGCAAGCCGCGCAGCGGCGGGCTCCGGGCGGAGCGGAGCCAAGGCGTCCGCTCCGGCGGGCAAGGCCCGCCACACGGAGCGGGACCGCAAGAGCAAGAACAAGGGAGCGCCTAAGTGGCTGAAGGACAAACGGTCCGGAGGTGACGGGCAATGA
- a CDS encoding histidinol-phosphatase: MKFDLHTHHFRCGHADGNIRNYVEAGIKAGLEVIGISDHTPYFGDPSDRAFPHIAMAKSEFANYVEEVLALKKEYEGVIDVLLGIESDYFPEHAETYRKILDAYPFDYVIGSVHSTGGVSIFNKGRWKGLGDKEKIAIKTEYYRLIAESARSGMFQILGHIDAMKGNYPDFSNIPAPGPLDECLKVIAESGVAIEINTSGKTKLSGGWYPSDDILERVLRYGVPVTFGSDAHKPSRVGDEHEAVAARLKEIGFTSWVYYKQKQKIEVPL; the protein is encoded by the coding sequence ATGAAATTCGACCTGCATACCCATCATTTCCGCTGCGGCCACGCTGACGGAAACATCCGGAACTACGTAGAGGCCGGCATCAAGGCCGGGCTGGAAGTTATAGGGATTTCGGATCACACCCCCTATTTCGGAGATCCGAGCGACCGTGCTTTTCCCCATATTGCCATGGCCAAATCGGAATTCGCCAATTATGTTGAAGAAGTCCTTGCTCTGAAAAAAGAATATGAAGGCGTGATCGACGTCCTGCTCGGCATCGAGTCCGACTATTTCCCGGAGCATGCGGAGACGTACCGAAAAATTCTGGACGCTTACCCTTTCGACTATGTAATCGGCTCCGTGCACAGCACGGGAGGCGTCAGCATTTTTAACAAAGGACGCTGGAAGGGCCTCGGAGACAAGGAGAAGATCGCGATCAAGACCGAGTATTACCGCCTGATCGCCGAATCCGCGCGCAGCGGCATGTTCCAGATCCTCGGCCATATCGACGCCATGAAAGGCAACTACCCCGACTTCTCGAATATTCCCGCCCCCGGGCCGCTTGACGAATGCCTGAAGGTTATTGCCGAGAGCGGCGTGGCGATCGAGATCAACACATCCGGGAAGACCAAGCTGAGCGGCGGGTGGTATCCTTCAGACGACATCCTGGAACGGGTGCTGCGCTATGGTGTGCCTGTAACGTTCGGCTCGGATGCGCACAAACCGTCAAGGGTGGGCGACGAGCATGAGGCGGTAGCGGCCCGGCTGAAGGAAATCGGCTTCACCTCCTGGGTCTATTACAAGCAGAAGCAGAAAATAGAGGTCCCGTTGTAA
- a CDS encoding RNA-guided endonuclease TnpB family protein — protein MKVVKTLKHPITSHHRMLDATLHVYQEALSFLITVIQEQFMSLVSLSTQAVVTAVERLTHRTRHNPNPLYAEFDQRFYKFPSYFRRSAIAEAFGILKSHHSRFELWQAERQRAQQEGKRFSKKPPTLEAQHRAFPCLYKGNMFIRTSDRAANIKIFHQGDWIWLPITFKGQDLFKRNVWSMKECSPTLVRKGKRYALHIAYEGDVKLTQTEFSKQRVCAVDLGLTNSAVCSVMDASGTVLARTFINQAKEKDRMRQITGKLKQAQCQSGIGAKPNFWRRMNGLQTHIVHDTAHQILAFAQKHRADVIVMEYLGKMRLPKGTWGAKRFRTKLQFWAKRRIQTKVTEMAHFLGMRVSMVSPANTSALAFDGSGFVQRNTKRDVAVFATGKTYHADLNASYNIGARYVLRNIQKSTSEKTWLSLEAKDPSLAKRTYWTLASLIRVQQALGLQS, from the coding sequence ATGAAGGTGGTCAAAACACTCAAACATCCGATTACATCTCACCACCGCATGCTAGATGCGACTCTCCATGTGTATCAAGAGGCGCTCTCGTTCTTGATTACGGTCATTCAAGAGCAGTTTATGTCCTTGGTATCGTTATCCACCCAAGCGGTGGTGACGGCGGTAGAACGGCTGACTCATCGTACCAGGCATAATCCGAATCCGCTCTACGCCGAGTTTGATCAACGCTTTTATAAGTTTCCTTCGTACTTCCGCAGAAGTGCCATTGCCGAAGCGTTTGGTATTCTGAAAAGTCATCATTCCCGGTTTGAGCTTTGGCAAGCCGAGCGGCAACGCGCCCAGCAAGAAGGGAAACGCTTTTCGAAGAAACCGCCGACACTTGAGGCTCAGCATCGGGCGTTCCCTTGCTTGTACAAAGGCAACATGTTCATTCGAACCTCCGATCGGGCAGCCAACATCAAGATCTTTCATCAAGGCGATTGGATCTGGCTCCCCATTACCTTTAAGGGGCAAGACTTATTTAAACGTAATGTGTGGAGCATGAAAGAATGCAGCCCCACATTGGTACGGAAAGGAAAACGATATGCCCTTCATATCGCTTATGAAGGGGATGTGAAGCTGACCCAGACGGAATTTTCCAAACAGCGGGTCTGTGCCGTTGATTTGGGGTTAACGAATTCCGCAGTCTGTTCCGTGATGGACGCAAGCGGCACTGTCTTGGCGAGGACCTTTATTAACCAAGCCAAAGAAAAAGACCGGATGCGCCAAATCACAGGCAAACTGAAACAAGCTCAGTGTCAATCCGGTATAGGGGCAAAACCGAATTTCTGGCGGCGGATGAACGGCTTACAGACGCATATCGTCCACGATACCGCACATCAAATCCTCGCCTTTGCCCAAAAGCACCGCGCAGATGTCATTGTCATGGAGTATTTAGGCAAGATGCGTCTGCCTAAAGGAACGTGGGGAGCCAAGCGGTTTCGTACCAAGCTCCAGTTTTGGGCGAAACGGCGCATCCAAACGAAAGTGACCGAAATGGCGCATTTCTTGGGGATGCGGGTGTCCATGGTTAGCCCGGCGAATACCAGTGCGCTTGCTTTTGACGGAAGTGGATTTGTACAACGCAACACAAAGCGTGATGTTGCTGTATTCGCAACAGGAAAAACGTATCATGCGGACCTTAATGCCTCGTATAACATCGGTGCACGATACGTGTTACGTAATATACAAAAATCCACATCTGAAAAGACGTGGTTGTCCTTGGAGGCCAAAGACCCTTCATTGGCAAAACGAACGTATTGGACGTTGGCTTCCCTCATTCGGGTGCAACAGGCATTGGGTCTTCAATCATGA
- a CDS encoding ion channel, translating into MNGWMWTLNTAVVLLMAFCFYRAKTKWVSKGVLAVPLLIYVLFSVEDLLNLISMNVLVTGVGGLRSLIVLFCLVSVIFFLIFIFQEIKESNRREVKIRSTLARISIATMTCILFFTIVYTSIYKLFGQSSFRGEGIGNDLITQLISFLYFSVATFTTVGYGDIAPIDNTSRLVVIMEIGFSFITVYYALAMLGLFRKILGNEPEEEIEAEIEVDIESGARDEVKEEVKREVKSGAGDRAEKGGETR; encoded by the coding sequence ATGAATGGATGGATGTGGACCCTCAACACGGCTGTTGTGCTTCTTATGGCTTTTTGTTTCTATCGGGCAAAGACCAAATGGGTGAGCAAGGGCGTGTTGGCTGTGCCGCTCCTCATCTATGTGCTGTTCTCCGTGGAGGATTTGCTGAACTTGATCAGCATGAATGTTCTGGTAACGGGGGTAGGCGGGCTGAGAAGCCTGATTGTACTGTTCTGTTTGGTATCGGTCATTTTTTTTCTGATTTTTATTTTCCAGGAAATAAAGGAATCGAACCGCAGGGAAGTCAAAATCCGCTCCACACTTGCCCGGATCAGTATTGCGACAATGACCTGCATCCTGTTTTTCACCATCGTGTACACTTCGATTTACAAGCTGTTTGGCCAATCCTCCTTTCGGGGAGAAGGGATCGGGAATGATCTGATTACGCAATTGATCTCGTTCCTGTATTTCAGCGTTGCGACCTTTACGACTGTGGGATACGGAGACATCGCCCCGATCGACAACACTTCAAGGCTTGTGGTCATTATGGAGATCGGTTTCAGTTTCATTACCGTGTACTACGCGCTGGCGATGCTCGGACTCTTCCGCAAAATACTCGGGAACGAGCCGGAGGAAGAAATTGAGGCGGAGATTGAAGTGGACATCGAATCCGGGGCCCGGGATGAAGTGAAGGAAGAGGTTAAAAGGGAAGTGAAATCCGGCGCGGGCGACAGAGCGGAGAAAGGCGGCGAAACCCGGTAA